AGCCTGAAGGGCCTGAAGGCCAATCACAGGCCGGATATCGGGATTGGCCGCACCTTCCAGAACCTGGCGCTGTTCGATCACATGACCGTGCTGGAAAACATCCTGGTGGGCCGGCATCACCTGATGAAGAACAACTTCCTCACAGGGATGCTCTACTGGATCGGTGGCGCCCAGCGGGAGGAACTCGAACATCGCCGCGCGGTCGAGGACATCATCGACTTCCTGGAGATCCAGCATATCCGCAACGCGGTGGCCGGCACGCTCTCCTACGGCCTGCGCAAGCGCGTGGAGCTGGCACGCGCGGTGGCCTTGCGACCGCATCTCGTTCTCCTCGACGAACCGATGGCCGGCATGAACATGGAAGAGAAGGAGGACATGGCCCGCTACATCGTCGATCTCAACGAGGAGTGGGG
This portion of the Oricola thermophila genome encodes:
- a CDS encoding ABC transporter ATP-binding protein — protein: MLLDVENVSLSFGGIQALKDVSFSVKEAELFSIIGPNGAGKTSMLNCISGRYMPDSGDIRFKGRSLKGLKANHRPDIGIGRTFQNLALFDHMTVLENILVGRHHLMKNNFLTGMLYWIGGAQREELEHRRAVEDIIDFLEIQHIRNAVAGTLSYGLRKRVELARAVALRPHLVLLDEPMAGMNMEEKEDMARYIVDLNEEWGMTVVMIEHDMGVVMDISHRVMVLDFGAKVVDGLPEEVMENEHVKQAYLGADLGEAA